A part of Saimiri boliviensis isolate mSaiBol1 chromosome 11, mSaiBol1.pri, whole genome shotgun sequence genomic DNA contains:
- the RPL22 gene encoding large ribosomal subunit protein eL22, with product MAPVKKLVAKGGKKKKQVLKFTLDCTHPVEDGIMDAANFEQFLQERIKVNGKAGNLGGGAVTIERSKSKITVTSEVPFSKRYLKYLTKKYLKKNNLRDWLRVVANSKESYELRYFQINQDEEEEEDED from the exons ATGGCTCCCGTG aaaaagctTGTGGCGAAGGGGggcaaaaaaaagaagcaggttcTGAAATTCACTCTTGACTGCACCCACCCTGTAGAAGATGGAATCATGGATGCTGCCAATTTT GAGCAGTTTTTGCAAGAAAGGATCAAAGTGAACGGCAAGGCCGGGAACCTGGGTGGAGGGGCGGTGACCATCGAAAGGAGCAAGAGCAAGATCACCGTGACGTCCGAGGTGCCTTTCTCCAAAAG GTATTTGAAATATCTcaccaaaaaatatttgaagaagaatAATCTACGTGATTGGTTGCGCGTAGTTGCTAACAGCAAAGAGAGTTACGAATTACGTTACTTCCAGATTAACCAGGacgaagaagaggaggaagacgaggattaa